A genomic window from Sulfurospirillum arsenophilum NBRC 109478 includes:
- a CDS encoding oxidoreductase yields MLSLSQKVIVITGGAGRIGSAFAEGIARAGGIAVIAEVDTKRALEVQEYIQNNVKNAIVEVICLDITSAQSIDNAIQFLDKKYGRIDGLVNNAYPKSKNFGRKFFDINYEDFCAFTNLHLGGYFNISQKFIAYFLKKNGGNIVNISSIQGVVAPAFETYEGTAMHSPVEYTVVKTGLIGLTRYLAKMFKKDNIRVNAISPGGILDGQPEIFLEQYKKRCGNKGMLDAQDIVGTLVYLLSDASKYVNGQTLVVDDGFVL; encoded by the coding sequence ATGCTTAGTTTATCTCAAAAAGTAATTGTTATAACAGGCGGTGCTGGAAGAATAGGTAGTGCTTTTGCTGAAGGTATTGCAAGAGCGGGTGGTATTGCAGTTATTGCAGAAGTGGATACTAAGCGGGCATTGGAAGTTCAAGAATATATTCAAAACAATGTTAAAAATGCTATTGTTGAGGTTATTTGTTTAGATATCACTTCCGCACAATCTATTGATAATGCAATACAGTTTTTAGATAAAAAATATGGTCGAATTGATGGATTAGTGAATAATGCTTATCCAAAAAGCAAAAATTTTGGTAGAAAGTTTTTTGATATTAACTATGAGGATTTTTGTGCTTTTACGAATTTACATTTGGGGGGATATTTTAATATTTCCCAAAAATTTATTGCATATTTTTTGAAAAAAAATGGTGGAAATATTGTTAATATATCATCCATTCAAGGTGTTGTTGCTCCTGCTTTCGAAACATATGAAGGTACTGCAATGCATAGTCCTGTTGAATATACGGTAGTTAAGACGGGTTTAATTGGGCTGACGAGGTATTTGGCTAAGATGTTCAAAAAAGACAATATACGCGTGAATGCTATTAGTCCGGGAGGCATTTTAGATGGTCAGCCAGAAATATTTTTAGAGCAATATAAAAAAAGATGTGGAAACAAAGGGATGCTTGATGCACAAGATATCGTTGGGACACTTGTCTATCTGTTGTCGGATGCCTCAAAATATGTTAATGGTCAAACACTAGTGGTAGATGATGGATTCGTTTTATAA
- a CDS encoding acylneuraminate cytidylyltransferase family protein yields the protein MNGKVLCTICARGGSKGVKNKNIRELSGKPLIAYTIEQAKKSEIFEHIVISTDSDAIATVAKQYGAEVLFMRPAELASDTAGKLPAIQHAFIESEKYYGMQFDAIVDLDATAPIRKVSDIIASYNLLLNGNFGNIITAVPARKSPYFNQVELGKEGRVSLSKIPDIPILRRQDAPKTYDMNASIYIWKKEALLSGVSIINDMTGLYVMDEISMFDVDTEIDFKIIEMIMKEFNA from the coding sequence ATGAATGGTAAAGTACTTTGCACGATATGTGCAAGAGGTGGGAGTAAAGGTGTTAAAAATAAAAACATCAGAGAGCTTTCGGGAAAACCACTCATAGCGTACACAATTGAACAAGCAAAAAAAAGTGAAATTTTTGAGCATATTGTCATAAGTACAGATTCTGATGCAATAGCTACCGTTGCTAAGCAATATGGTGCGGAGGTTCTGTTTATGCGACCTGCCGAATTGGCAAGCGACACAGCTGGCAAACTTCCTGCTATTCAACATGCATTTATTGAAAGTGAAAAGTATTATGGTATGCAGTTTGATGCTATTGTTGACTTAGATGCTACTGCCCCCATACGAAAAGTAAGTGATATCATAGCTTCTTATAATTTGTTGCTAAATGGAAATTTTGGGAATATTATCACTGCTGTTCCAGCTCGAAAATCACCTTATTTTAATCAAGTTGAATTAGGAAAAGAAGGAAGAGTCTCCCTTTCTAAAATCCCCGATATTCCTATATTAAGGCGTCAAGATGCACCTAAAACATACGATATGAATGCTTCTATTTATATTTGGAAAAAAGAAGCGCTCTTAAGTGGTGTATCAATTATCAATGATATGACGGGATTGTATGTAATGGATGAAATAAGTATGTTTGATGTGGATACTGAGATAGATTTTAAAATTATAGAAATGATTATGAAGGAATTTAATGCTTAG
- a CDS encoding Gfo/Idh/MocA family protein — protein MKVLLIGYGSIGRRHEEVLLSFSEISSIDIVTRQPFPQKKIFMHLSEVENIEQYDYFVIASETHKHYEQLEYLENNLSNKLIFCEKPLFETSKYLHVIKNNVFVGYVLRFHPLLQKLKQFLGNETVISVNVSCGSYLPTWRQNVDYRDSYSAKKEKGGGVLLDLSHEIDYVQWFFGKVIELKSYQLRISDLEIDSDDMVVFLGKTERGVLVNCSIDYISKITHRRMIVDTNDQSFELDFIQNRLIQKSRNGQEEYYECPTLQRNEMFEQMHRSILGDKQKVCSYNEAQSVMDTIKIIQEQNR, from the coding sequence GTGAAAGTATTGTTGATTGGATATGGCTCAATTGGGCGAAGGCATGAAGAGGTTTTACTCTCATTTTCAGAGATTTCATCAATAGATATCGTTACCCGACAACCTTTCCCTCAAAAGAAAATTTTTATGCATTTAAGCGAAGTTGAGAATATTGAGCAATATGACTATTTTGTCATAGCCTCTGAAACGCATAAGCATTATGAACAGTTAGAATATCTAGAAAACAATCTTTCTAATAAACTGATTTTTTGCGAGAAACCTCTTTTTGAAACAAGTAAATATTTACATGTAATCAAAAATAATGTTTTTGTTGGATATGTTTTACGTTTTCATCCATTATTACAAAAATTAAAACAATTCTTAGGTAATGAGACAGTTATTAGTGTTAATGTCTCATGTGGCTCATATCTTCCAACATGGCGTCAAAATGTAGATTATAGAGATTCATATAGTGCTAAGAAAGAAAAAGGTGGAGGCGTTTTGCTTGACCTTAGTCATGAAATAGACTATGTTCAGTGGTTTTTTGGTAAAGTAATAGAGCTTAAAAGCTACCAATTACGTATTTCTGATTTGGAAATAGACTCTGACGATATGGTTGTTTTTCTCGGAAAGACTGAGCGTGGAGTTCTTGTCAATTGTTCTATAGATTATATTAGCAAGATAACACATCGTCGAATGATAGTTGATACAAATGATCAAAGTTTTGAGTTAGATTTTATTCAAAATCGTTTAATCCAAAAGTCTAGAAATGGACAAGAAGAGTACTATGAATGTCCAACGCTTCAACGAAATGAGATGTTTGAGCAAATGCACAGATCTATTTTGGGCGATAAGCAAAAAGTGTGTTCTTACAATGAGGCACAGAGTGTAATGGACACGATAAAGATTATTCAGGAGCAAAATAGATGA
- a CDS encoding nucleotidyltransferase family protein yields the protein MRDIQDIIVRSCITIKQALGIIDKSSKQILLVIDENEKLIGTLNDGDIRRGLLGGISLEDEIEKIYFKNPTVASINDTKESIIRLAASKKIHQIPLVDSDGKLVGLDILDELIGKKKKPNKVILMVGGLGTRLRPLTENTPKPMLMVGHKPILQTIVEKFAEYGFVDIVMCVNYKSNIIQEYFGDGSLFGVNIEYVFEEKRMGTAGALSLLKEIPSEPFFVMNGDLLTNVNFEHLFHYHLSNNAIATMCVREYDFQVPYGVVNIENGKIMSIKEKPVQKFFVSAGIYMLNPEVVKHVSKDTFYDMPTLFEKLIEQNYNTLSFPIREYWMDIGRIEEYERANNEYGDVF from the coding sequence ATGCGAGATATCCAAGATATTATTGTTAGGTCTTGCATAACCATTAAGCAGGCATTGGGCATTATAGATAAAAGTTCAAAGCAAATTCTTTTAGTAATTGATGAAAATGAAAAACTCATTGGAACACTCAATGATGGTGATATCCGACGGGGGTTATTGGGTGGAATTAGTCTTGAAGATGAGATAGAAAAAATTTATTTTAAAAATCCGACGGTTGCTAGTATTAATGATACTAAAGAGTCAATTATAAGGCTGGCTGCTTCTAAGAAAATTCATCAAATTCCACTTGTTGATAGCGATGGAAAACTAGTTGGATTAGATATCCTTGATGAACTTATTGGAAAAAAGAAGAAGCCCAATAAAGTTATTTTAATGGTAGGTGGTTTAGGGACTAGGCTTCGACCGCTTACAGAAAATACACCAAAACCTATGTTGATGGTTGGGCATAAGCCAATACTTCAAACAATTGTAGAAAAATTTGCTGAGTATGGATTTGTCGATATTGTAATGTGTGTCAATTATAAGTCCAATATAATTCAAGAATATTTTGGTGATGGAAGTTTATTTGGGGTAAATATAGAGTATGTTTTTGAAGAGAAAAGGATGGGCACAGCAGGAGCGCTTAGTCTTTTAAAAGAGATTCCAAGTGAGCCTTTTTTTGTCATGAATGGTGACTTGCTTACAAATGTTAATTTTGAACACTTATTTCACTATCATCTGTCTAATAATGCGATAGCTACAATGTGTGTAAGAGAGTATGATTTTCAAGTGCCTTATGGAGTTGTGAATATAGAAAACGGTAAAATCATGTCCATTAAAGAAAAGCCCGTGCAGAAGTTTTTTGTCAGTGCGGGTATTTATATGTTAAATCCAGAAGTTGTGAAGCATGTGTCTAAAGACACTTTTTACGATATGCCTACGCTGTTTGAAAAGCTAATAGAGCAGAATTATAATACACTTTCTTTCCCTATTCGAGAGTACTGGATGGATATTGGTCGTATAGAAGAGTATGAAAGAGCAAATAATGAATATGGGGATGTTTTTTAG
- a CDS encoding N-acetyl sugar amidotransferase: MSELFGRYGLPLEVKFCKKCTMNNQRPSSTVEFTQKEGEKKRTLSFGDDGICEACKYAERKKKINWEEREKELIELCNKYRRNDGRYDVVVPGSGGKDSVQAAHMLKYKYNMNPILITWPPALYTDIGRRNFESWLNAGFANYTYNQNRKLHRFLTKSAFENLGHPFQPFILGQKNLAPRLSVLLDIPLVIFGENEAEYGNAIEDNEKPTRDPKYYSAELSISDLVLGGVPAKDLIHDFKFKLSDLEAYFPVNPYDIQKTGTTVHYLGYYVKWHPQETYYYSVENTNFMPNDHRTEGSFSKYSSLDDKIDWLHYHTTTIKFGIGRATYDSAQEVRNGDITRDEGIALIKRFDGEFPEQYIKDCCDYMGITIDRYHDVIEKFRTPHLWEKQYGKWELKQPIWKENR, translated from the coding sequence ATGAGTGAATTATTTGGACGATACGGGTTGCCACTAGAAGTGAAATTTTGCAAAAAATGTACAATGAATAATCAGCGTCCCTCTTCTACAGTAGAGTTTACACAAAAAGAAGGCGAAAAAAAGCGAACATTATCTTTTGGCGATGATGGTATTTGTGAAGCATGCAAATACGCTGAACGCAAGAAAAAAATTAATTGGGAAGAAAGAGAAAAAGAACTTATTGAACTTTGTAATAAGTATAGAAGAAATGATGGTAGATATGATGTAGTAGTTCCTGGAAGTGGTGGAAAGGATAGTGTTCAAGCAGCGCACATGTTAAAATATAAATATAATATGAACCCTATCTTAATAACATGGCCACCAGCGTTGTATACAGATATTGGTAGAAGGAATTTTGAGTCGTGGTTAAACGCAGGCTTTGCCAACTATACCTATAACCAAAATAGAAAATTGCATAGATTTTTAACAAAAAGTGCTTTTGAAAATCTAGGACATCCTTTTCAGCCTTTTATTTTAGGTCAAAAAAATTTAGCGCCAAGGTTATCTGTTTTACTTGATATTCCGTTAGTTATTTTTGGAGAAAATGAAGCTGAATATGGTAATGCAATTGAAGACAATGAAAAACCAACAAGAGATCCAAAATATTATAGTGCAGAACTTAGTATTTCAGATCTAGTCTTGGGTGGCGTTCCTGCAAAAGATCTTATTCATGATTTTAAATTTAAACTTTCTGATTTAGAAGCGTATTTTCCTGTAAACCCATACGATATTCAAAAAACAGGAACAACCGTGCATTATCTTGGCTATTATGTAAAATGGCATCCTCAAGAGACCTATTATTATTCCGTTGAAAATACAAATTTTATGCCAAATGATCATCGAACAGAGGGTAGTTTTAGCAAATATAGCTCTTTAGATGATAAGATAGATTGGCTACATTATCATACGACAACGATTAAATTTGGTATTGGCCGAGCTACCTATGATTCAGCACAAGAAGTTAGGAATGGGGATATAACAAGGGATGAAGGAATAGCGCTTATTAAGCGATTTGATGGTGAATTCCCTGAACAGTATATTAAAGATTGTTGTGATTATATGGGAATAACAATAGATAGATACCATGATGTTATTGAAAAATTTAGAACACCGCATCTTTGGGAAAAGCAGTATGGCAAATGGGAACTTAAACAGCCTATTTGGAAAGAAAACCGATAA